A genomic segment from Leptotrichia sp. OH3620_COT-345 encodes:
- a CDS encoding autotransporter outer membrane beta-barrel domain-containing protein: KSKAFDHNNSLNWTISGEGYVSRSDMHRKFLVADEIFEAESTYNSYGFAVKNEMGKEFRTGEKFSIRPYGNLKLEYGRFNTIKEKSGEMRIEVKGNDYYSIKPELGVELKYKQPIARKASFTAILGLKYDTELGKSLSQKNKAKVKHTTSDWYNLKDEKENKKGNFKTDLNIGMENTRFGVTLNVGYDTNGKNIRGGIGFRAIY; this comes from the coding sequence TAAATCAAAAGCATTTGACCATAACAACAGTTTAAACTGGACGATATCGGGAGAAGGTTATGTATCGAGAAGCGATATGCATAGAAAGTTCCTTGTAGCGGATGAAATATTTGAAGCTGAATCGACATATAATTCATACGGTTTTGCTGTAAAAAATGAAATGGGAAAAGAGTTCAGGACAGGAGAAAAATTCAGTATAAGACCATATGGAAATTTAAAACTTGAATATGGAAGATTTAATACAATAAAAGAAAAATCAGGAGAAATGAGAATAGAAGTAAAAGGGAATGATTATTATTCGATAAAACCTGAATTAGGAGTAGAACTTAAATATAAACAGCCTATAGCAAGAAAAGCATCATTCACTGCAATATTAGGATTAAAATATGATACTGAACTAGGAAAATCTTTAAGTCAAAAAAATAAAGCAAAAGTAAAACATACAACATCAGATTGGTATAATTTAAAAGATGAAAAAGAAAACAAAAAAGGAAATTTTAAAACTGATTTGAATATCGGAATGGAAAATACAAGATTTGGAGTAACATTAAATGTAGGATATGATACGAACGGAAAAAATATAAGAGGGGGAATAGGATTTAGAGCTATCTACTAA